The genomic window AGTCAAGATAGATTGAACAAGATATGATATTCgatatgtaattttttaatttatatttttggaatcaaattcATCTGGTTGTAATGAACGAATctataacttttttattttttttgggcaaacgAATCTATACTTTTGATGCGAAATGATTGAGATATTCTATAAAGTTATTGTCTATCAGAATATGTATactaaaaagattattttgaTGACTAATTAAGAACAAGATAATgtatggaaagaaaaaaagataatgaatGACAACttggatatatttttatatattaatgtatgATCTCAACCCTCGGTTATGTAGGTTGCCCATCGAAATATATTGGAGATTAAgcctttaaaaaaaaaaaatatatacatatattggaGATTGGGAAAAAATACTTCCcaagtttaattttttatcatcaaaagttcataaaatattttaagtcAAGGCATTTCTACAAACTAATTAGGAAACTATATACCTAGCTAGCTAGCTTTTAGCCCAAGAAAATCATATAGTTGTGATAGTTAATTTAAGCATTCGTTTTGAAtaaacaaacaccaaacacCACGGCATATTTTCCTTATCTTTTTAGAGTTCCGTCTGAAAAggacatatttttttgtctgcATGAAAAAGGACTCTTTGAAACGTTCAAATTGTGCGTATGTGGCGAACAAACCAACGTAAGACCAGTTCAACTTTTGGAATATTGGAGCATTGACGTGTATCACTCATACCTTTTGGGTAATCTTAATTTGTCTCTATATTGATGGGATTTTAAATATGAGTCCttgtcatatatttttttttttttgataagcAGGAGGTTCGGGGCCTAGACCCTTAATCCATGCAGGGTCCGGAGAAAACCAGGTGAAAGTCTCTggccaaataaaaataactagCAATTTCACGCCTGAGGGGAATCGATCCCTGGCCTGGACCAACCGGGCAATTCCTGCTCAAGTGGAAACCAGTAGACTACCACCACTTGGTTTCCTTGTCATATTTACAACATGAATGGTATACATAGTATTGCTTTTCACAAGTCGTCTTCTACTGATAACaagtttcattattttttttgtaatcaaatattatttgaacATTTATCTTCAAATGTTCTCTTTTCCGTTCTTGTTTTATGTCTTTGTTTACAacttgtaaataaaaattctaataaaCACACTATCATGTATATTTCATAGTTTCATTTAGAgcaaaacataatattttaacacaaatgaataaaaaagaatccGCTCTAGTTGAATTGTTTAAAAGTATATGACATAGTTTCACTTTGCAACTGTGTCtacgtatatatattcattttgtttgatgGAGCACGCCTATTTTTGCATAAGAAAAATACTGAAATCTCTTACTCATGTAATGTGTATCTGTCTTCAATTACCAATCATTGGTATTAGAAGACAACCATGGCTTTCACTAACTGCTCTGCGATCAGCTATGTACAAGATCTtcatatttgactaattatattgAGACGAATCAATCAATAAACTTAGACTTTTAATCAATAAAACTATATGAGAAAAGCAAAGCCACGTCCAAATGtcaaaaatgaatcaaataaaacaacttgcaaaagaagattcaccgaaattttgaaaacaattcTGCAATCTTACCCGGCCCTTAAAGGACTGACTAGTATGAGTATCATATATTAATCTAATCAAAATCGATGACTGGAAATATCTTCTTACGCAACACATTAACATGAAGATGATCCAAAGTTCCAAACTACCGTGCcaaaaaacttgatttttcaaatattttttagcaGAAAACTGAATAGACTAATATTAAACGAAGAAAAAACGATTCAATATAAGTCATTTGCCGATGATCCTCTCTTGGTCGTCTTTGAAATACTAATATaacttattttcttcatttaatGTGACAGCAACAGCAACCTCTTTAtgctttttaaattttatatgtttaactcattgtatataatttgatgtttttgaatcaaaatattaaatggaGATGAGTTTTTGGTAAACTCTAGAGAAGATATGTTACCCAGGCCCACTAGACTTATATATGGGCTCTAagtttaataacaaaaacctATATTTTAATACATATGGGTCCAAAAGTATGAAACAAATTCTGTCTGGATATTGTGGATATATACAGCACAAAAGCACCTTTGACACATGAAACATTGTTAATCTAACatggaaaataaaacactattttataagcatatattttgtttttctctggtgccaaataccaaaatttaaaattgattttgtgattGCTCCATAATATCTTGAATGAGCAATGTGATATTAGAATCTGAAGATCCTCCTTTTTCCAAAGCCTTATTTGCCAAGTCACTAAGTTCtgtaacttttcttcttctctcttctgcttcttcactATCACCCATTAGCTCATCCACAGCTTTTCTCACACATTCTCTGCTCACCATCGCTCCtatctcctcttcttttccataTTTCATCAATTTCTCTACTCCTATCTTTAACCCTGCTTTTAGTATCTGCACAACTAACTTCTCATTCAAGAATTGTTCAGCAAACAAAGGCCATGTCAATAATGGAACTCCTGCAGTAATTCCTTCTAGTGTCGAGTTCCATCCACAGTGAGTCAAAAACCCTCCAATGGATGCGTGTGAGAGGATGAAAACTTGCGGCGCCCAACCTTTGATCACCAGTCCTCTATCTTTGATCCGCTCTTCAAATCCGCTTTGTTGCATCCAATTTGCTAAATCTCCATATTTTCCCCATTCTCTTATAACCCATATGAAAGGTTTATTAGATGCCTCAAGGCCTAGTCCCAGCTCTTTGAGCTGAGCCAAGGGAAGATTACATAGACTTCCAAGGCAAACGTAGAGCACTGAACCAGTTTCTTGAGAGTCAAGCCATTGAAGACATTGGTCTTGACCAATAGAAGCCTTATCTCCTCTTTTAGCTTTGTCTAACCCTAACCTATTGCACAAGGAAACAGGTCCAACGCACCAAACTTTTCCAGCCCTTGCTTTCCTATATTCTCTTGCATAATCAACCTCTAACTCTTCAAAAGTGTTCACAATAACACCATAAGAGTCATTATCAGCTTCAATAATCTTGGCCGTACTCTCTTTCATATTTCCTTCAACAGGTTGCAACACAGAGACCTGAGGTTTCGTGAACTCAACTTTGTCAGGCAAGCCGGGCAAATCAAAATACTCGTCGTTTGATTCTATCATTTTCAAGATCCCGCTTTCTCGAACCACTTGTATAGACATGAGgctgaaacaagaaaacccATGGAAGATAAGTTTGGGGATCTTGAATTTCTTGGCAAGTCTTGAAGTGAAAGGAAGGCTCATGTCTCCAATGATGCAGCTTGGCCGCGGCTGAACCATCTCTTCCATAGCTTTCTCAACTTGCTCCTCAAGTGAGTTGGCAGCATCAAAGAACTTCACCATATCGCCCATTGAAGCCAACATATCTAAACTCTCGCACCCTTCTGGCAAACCCGTTTGTTGAGACAGAAACTTAACTTCAACGATGTTGATAGTCGCAAACAAAGAGGAAAATGAGAGTGAAGTCTTGATCTTGGCTACATTTTGAGTAGTTGTGATGATGCAGACAGTCACGCCTTGGCGCTGGGACAAGAGCCTAGAGATGTCGACCAATGGGATCATATGGCCTTGGGCCATAAAGGGTATTACGACGAAGTGAAGAGGATCATGAGAACACATTGTAGAAGATcttacaaggaaaaaaaaaaaagatcttttAAGGCTTGAAAAGCAGGCCACTCTTtacaaatgatatatataatacgatgttggaaaataatttatgtgtatataGCTACGATAAAGTTTTAGATCACAGTTTGTTTTGACCCGTCTAAAGAGCCTGcgtaagaaaattatattttactttacCAAGAAAACTTTGAATTGAGTTTTGGTTCTAGACAGCTGTCCCAACCTATACGatgaaaacaaatccaaaatatacAGACACAATATGtgataatattttctaatacaTGTGAAAAATAGACCATAACATTTAGACTAGTGATGGCTTTTATTACTTACATTGACTGGAATCATTACGTTTTCTCCCCAATGCTGATTTGGTTATTTCAGAACCGACCCAAATTCTCATTAGTAATGGCCATGCCTCTCTTGGGATCTTGCTAACCAACGCTCCAAACACCTGAACAAACACTTAAACTTACAAGCATGTGTCTCCATTTTATCTTGAAGTTTAGAGTAAAAATAACAGTTTATAACAAAAAGGTTACCTCAAGTGATTCTCTTAGTTGGAACAATTCACAACTTCTAAATTCCTTCTGCATTAGATTTGCTCATTCACAAACTAAAGCATCACTCCGTAAGCCTCTTCTTGCCTATATCTTAAAACCCAGTAAAGGAAGAATAGTTCAGAAACAAATTCAACCACCAAATAGAGCTGCAATACTCAAGATATATCTCTTATCTCagttattatatttcttaGAGGATATCTAAATTCTCACCAGAGGAAATCATTTGTTTCTCGAGTTCCTGGACTGCATCGAATATCCCATGAGCAGTATAGGTTTTGATCATAGTAGCAAAAGTGATTTTATCAGGCTTacattttctctcttccattTGTATGTATAATTCTTTCATTGTAGCCAAATCACCAGCCTGACCATATGCATTGATTATGCAATTGAAGAACGGTGTATCCAGTACCACATCTGAATTCACAATTTGCCTCAAAACCGAATCTATCTTAACGACAAGACCTGCTTTGCTATACGCGTTAACAAGCGAACAATAAGTGATTGAGTTTGGTTTCACTCCTTGATACTTCATTTTCCTGAATACATCATCCATTTTCTCAATTCTTCCAGCTTTTCCAAACGTCTCAATCACTATATTGTAAGTGACAGTCGTCAGGGAGAAGAACCTTTTCTCCATAAAATCCATAACAGAGCACATCTTCTTATACATACCAGCTTTTCCAAATGACAGGATCAGTATGTTAAATGTAGTGATATCCGGTTGCACCCCCATCAGCTGGAACCGACTATACCAGCTCTCCATCTTCCTCATGTTGCGACCATTTCCATAtgacccaatgatcgagttAAGCGTACAAACATCCGGAAGAGAATCTCCGTCCTCGATCATATCAGCCAGAACACTTTCCATTTCCTCAAACATTCCAGCCTTTCCATACCCATCAATAATAGTATTGTAAGTAACCGTGCTGCATCCAACTCCAAGATACGACATCTCAAGAACGATACTTTTAACCAGATCAAACCGACCCAGTTTGCAGCAACAACTGATGAGAACAGTAAAGGTGAACACATCTGGCTTGCAGTCACTAACAGATTTCATATACTCAAGTGTAGAAAACGCCTTGTCTAGAAGCTCGCTTTTGCCATAAACAGAGATAAGAGAGGTATACACATCAATGGTTGGTTTCAATCCTTCAGATAACATAACTTCGAAAAGCAAGCTGGCTTGATCAGGCTGTTTACAATTCCCAAGCACTTTAAACAGCTTTGTATAAGTTTTGCATCTTGGTTCATACCAATGCTGCTTCCTAAGAAGATTGAAAATCTATAAAGTAGAGAAACAGGAAAGTGAATTCTATCGAATCTATGTCCAAGTATCTGTAAGAATGAAGAAGGATTAAAGAGCTGTACCTTGAGAGCAGACTGCCATCGATTCTCTTTGATAGCTTCGTCAAGAGCTTCTAGAACAGCTTTTGGCCATAAAGTTAAGTACTTTTCGGAATTGGCTTTCCTCTCAATGCCCTTCACAGCAGCATCTGTTCTCAGAATCCGAGACAATTCTTTCTTAGGATCTACTTGGTGTCTTGTTGAGATCAAACCAGAATTCATTTTCTCTGTACGTTCGTTGGGGACCTTTGTCGAACACATTGTGGGCGTTATTGAAATAGTTGGTATACACCGAAAATAAACAGGGGAAGATATATGTTGCTGAACCACGCTTCTGCAAGaatgagaaacagagaaagatagaTTTAATATAAACACAACTGAAGAATTAAAGAAACgtaaaattcaaaacagtaTGATTGTATGAAATATGAGAATGTTACCGAGAAAAACCAAGTTGTGCGATCTCATTGGCGTACGCGGAAGTAGTTCCTTGAACAGGATTTTGTATCAATGCCATCGAAGAAAAATGGTAGAAAGATAAGgtggagaaaaagaaactgcAAATTTTCTGGGTAGAAAGCAGAGCtagaagacgacgacgataCCGTTGTTTTTccttcgtttttttcttcttctccggtttGGTGTAGCTTCTCTTCggtttgtaaaatataatgaaatggttttagttttgatttggatGCCGGTTTAATTTggatttacaaaattaaaaatttagcATTAATCAGTTTTTTCTTGTCCGGTTTAAAGGATTGGATTGATGAAGGAAGAACCAAATGGAGCTTTTTccaatttaattttgaattcgAATTTGTTAAAACGAGATTGTCCTTGGCAAGGAACCGGaatttggaaaatgaaaaaccaaGAACACAGTTGAAAGTTATCCACACTAGTTAGGACACGTGGAGGCTAATGTATTTCACGTGGACACGTGCTCATCACTCTCCTCTAAACGCCGTCGTGAAGTTTAAAGGTCAGAGACATCGGCCACCGACCAAATCAGACAAGGAAAAGTCAACGATTTGATTGGATCTTCTTcacttatgctttaaaaccGTTCCTGTAATAAACTGTGAAGATTGTAAGAAGATTAACACGAATCAAGAACATCGAACTGTTGACTTTAGACAGAGAGAGACGGAGATGGAGTTTAGTGAGTTAAAGGAAGCAATAGAGAAGATAGAGCTCGTTGATGCTCACGCACACAACATTGTCTCTCTTGACTCATCTTTTCCGTTCATCGGAACTTTCTCCGAGGCTGCCGGCGACGCTTTAACCTTCGCTCCTCATTCTCTCTCCTTCAAGGTACACGACGATACCAAGTGTTTTTGCTCTAGTTAGTTTTCGTTTGAATCAGATTCTAATTAATGAAAACGTTAGCTTAAAGTTTCCTAATTAGTCTCAAAAGTATTAGTTAACTAAAGTTTCGAGTGTTACTCAAAAGATGTTGACTTGTTTAGGAATCTCGTGAAGTTGGTATGaatgtttttggttgtatGAATGAAACAGAGGAACTTGAGGGAGATTGCTCAACTTTATGGCACTGAAGTATCTTTAGAAGCGGTTGAGGAACATCGTAAAACCTCGGGTTTGGATTCTTTTACTTCCAAGTGTTTTAAAGAAGCTCGAATCTCTGCTCTCCTCATTGATGATGGATTAAAGCTAGACAAGAAACATGATATTGAATGGCATAGAAACTTTGTTCCATTCGTTGGTAGAGTGTTGCGTATCGAAACTCTTGCCGAGCAAATCCTCGAAGAGGAGTGTCCTGGTGGTTATTTCTATGGTTCTGAGAGTACTGAACCGCCTGTTTGGGATTTAGATTCTTTCACCAAAACCTTTGTTGAAAGATTAAATTCATATCCTTTTATCTTTGCTTTTTTAATACACGCTTAATGATTGTGACTATACTCACTAGTATTGGTTAACCTTGACTACTTCGGTCACGCTTGTTCCAGAGATTGTTGCTTTGAAAACTATTGCTGCATATCGTAGCGGTTTGGATATTGATACTTATGTGAGTAAAGAAGTTGCTGAGAATGGCCTTGTTGAAGTCTTGCGAGGTAAGATGGTTGTGCTTGGTCTATCAAGAAGTAACATAGTTGTTGTCTGATCACCTTAAAATCTAATATTGCTGCAGCTGGAAAGCCTGTCCGCATAGGAAACAAGGGCTTGATTGACTACATCCTTACCATTAGTTTGGAGGTCGCTGTGCGTCGCGACTTGCCCTTGCAGATTCACACCGGGTATGCAAGATTTGATCAACTATATGATTGATGTTAGTAAAGTCTGatctttttatcaaacaaaccTTACACAGAAACAGAAACTCATGCTCAGAGGTTTGTAGTAATGAaaattctccttttcttttgttgtttgagcCAGTTTTGGTGACAAGGATTTGGATTTGAGGTTGTCGAATCCTCTTCACCTTAGAACCCTTCTTGAAGACAAAAGATTTGGAAAGTGTCGTATAGTTCTTCTTCATGCAGCTTATCCATTCTCAAAGGAAGCATCCTTTCTGTCTTCAGTTTATCCTCAGGTTTTTCGTCATCCCATTTCAATTATCTGTAAAATCATGCCTAGTCATTAACTTATTTTCTTGTTCCTTAAGGTTTACCTTGATTTCGGCTTGGCGGTTCCAAAGCTTAGTGTCCATGGTATGGTTTCTTCAGTTAAAGAGCTCCTTGACTTAGCATCAATAAAGAaggtaaaatttattttacttgCATTATCTTTGTTATTGTTCATGAGTAACCATAAGATATTATTGCAGGTTATGTTCAGCACTGATGGGTATGCATCTCCTGAGACCTACTATTTAGGTTAGCTCAAGTTTCTACCTCTTTTCTATAGTTTGTAACATACTTATATATGTTCCAATCCTGTTTCTAAGCTTTGGCACTTGAAATCGTCTTGCTTCAGTCTTGAACATAGCTCGCTGTTTTTTGCAGGTGCAAAGAAAGCACGTGAGGTTATCTTCTTAGTTCTGAGTGATGCTTGTGCCAGTGGTGATCTCTCACTCATGGAAGCTATTGATGCAGCTAAAGACATATTCTCACGAAATTCTATTGGATTTTATAAGCTTAATATAGACACAGATTCTTCTAGtccacaaaatataatatctcCCAAATTGAAGATAAAGGAGCCTGATGTTCAAGAAGATAGTAGTTCTTTTGTACGCATTATTTGGGTTGATACATCTGGACAACAAAGATGCcgtgtgagttttttttttttggtttcttctaaaGAAAAAACCTCTGTTTCCCACCTCAACGATTTTTCCTTAGAAGCACAAAAACTTAACTAGAATTCTGTTTATTGTATTGTTTCAGGCTGTTCAAGCGCAGCGTTTTAACAGAAGTGTGAAGAAGAACGGCGTTGGTCTGACCTTTGCATCAATGGGGATGACTTCATTTACTGATGGACCAGCAGAAGAGTCTAAATTGACAGGTGTGGGTGAGATTAGACTTGTTCCAGATCTATCAACCAAGCAGACAATACCTTGGTACTTTACTCGTGTTCATTCTCTTTGGAGTTAATTTTACAgatgtttctttcttaattgtttCCGTATCATATTTTATCATTAGGACGAAGCAAGAGAGCATGGTTTTAGCTGATATGCAATTGAAGCCTGGTGAAGCATGGGGGTACTGTCCACGAGAGACCTTAAGAAGGGTCGCAAAAGTTCTCAAAGATGAATTTGACTTGGTAAGAAATCTCCATATAGCCATTCTACGAAAacttttatttgctttttggTTGCTTAAGCTCAAATCTTCCTTGGCTTTTAGGTAATGAACGCTGGTTTTGAGAATGAGTTTTATCTCCTCAAGAACGTTGTGCGGTATGCGACTATATATTTCTTGAATACCGGTTTCTTTGTTCAATCCAATCATTTTCACAATCTTAACACTTGTTCTGtccattttttaaaagggAAGGGAAAGAAGAGTATATGCCTTTTGACTTTGGTCCTTACTGTGCCACATCCTCATTCGATGCTGCATCTCCGATCTTCCATGATATTGTACCCGCACTCGAGTCCTTGAACATCGAAGTTGAACAGGttacaaataattcaaaaatccCTCATAATGATCAGTCTGCAACATGCTTCTTGACATGTATGAAATTTTTTCATAGTTTCATGCTGAATCCGGGAAAGGTCAGTTTGAAGTATCTCTCGGTCACACC from Arabidopsis thaliana chromosome 3, partial sequence includes these protein-coding regions:
- the UGT73C7 gene encoding UDP-glucosyl transferase 73C7 (UDP-glucosyl transferase 73C7 (UGT73C7); CONTAINS InterPro DOMAIN/s: UDP-glucuronosyl/UDP-glucosyltransferase (InterPro:IPR002213); BEST Arabidopsis thaliana protein match is: UDP-Glycosyltransferase superfamily protein (TAIR:AT2G36770.1); Has 7083 Blast hits to 7007 proteins in 427 species: Archae - 0; Bacteria - 435; Metazoa - 1539; Fungi - 21; Plants - 4999; Viruses - 33; Other Eukaryotes - 56 (source: NCBI BLink).), translating into MCSHDPLHFVVIPFMAQGHMIPLVDISRLLSQRQGVTVCIITTTQNVAKIKTSLSFSSLFATINIVEVKFLSQQTGLPEGCESLDMLASMGDMVKFFDAANSLEEQVEKAMEEMVQPRPSCIIGDMSLPFTSRLAKKFKIPKLIFHGFSCFSLMSIQVVRESGILKMIESNDEYFDLPGLPDKVEFTKPQVSVLQPVEGNMKESTAKIIEADNDSYGVIVNTFEELEVDYAREYRKARAGKVWCVGPVSLCNRLGLDKAKRGDKASIGQDQCLQWLDSQETGSVLYVCLGSLCNLPLAQLKELGLGLEASNKPFIWVIREWGKYGDLANWMQQSGFEERIKDRGLVIKGWAPQVFILSHASIGGFLTHCGWNSTLEGITAGVPLLTWPLFAEQFLNEKLVVQILKAGLKIGVEKLMKYGKEEEIGAMVSRECVRKAVDELMGDSEEAEERRRKVTELSDLANKALEKGGSSDSNITLLIQDIMEQSQNQF
- a CDS encoding LOW protein: PPR containing protein, which gives rise to MALIQNPVQGTTSAYANEIAQLGFSRSVVQQHISSPVYFRCIPTISITPTMCSTKVPNERTEKMNSGLISTRHQVDPKKELSRILRTDAAVKGIERKANSEKYLTLWPKAVLEALDEAIKENRWQSALKIFNLLRKQHWYEPRCKTYTKLFKVLGNCKQPDQASLLFEVMLSEGLKPTIDVYTSLISVYGKSELLDKAFSTLEYMKSVSDCKPDVFTFTVLISCCCKLGRFDLVKSIVLEMSYLGVGCSTVTYNTIIDGYGKAGMFEEMESVLADMIEDGDSLPDVCTLNSIIGSYGNGRNMRKMESWYSRFQLMGVQPDITTFNILILSFGKAGMYKKMCSVMDFMEKRFFSLTTVTYNIVIETFGKAGRIEKMDDVFRKMKYQGVKPNSITYCSLVNAYSKAGLVVKIDSVLRQIVNSDVVLDTPFFNCIINAYGQAGDLATMKELYIQMEERKCKPDKITFATMIKTYTAHGIFDAVQELEKQMISSDIGKKRLTE
- a CDS encoding LOW protein: PPR containing protein; translated protein: MALIQNPVQGTTSAYANEIAQLGFSRSVVQQHISSPVYFRCIPTISITPTMCSTKVPNERTEKMNSGLISTRHQVDPKKELSRILRTDAAVKGIERKANSEKYLTLWPKAVLEALDEAIKENRWQSALKIFNLLRKQHWYEPRCKTYTKLFKVLGNCKQPDQASLLFEVMLSEGLKPTIDVYTSLISVYGKSELLDKAFSTLEYMKSVSDCKPDVFTFTVLISCCCKLGRFDLVKSIVLEMSYLGVGCSTVTYNTIIDGYGKAGMFEEMESVLADMIEDGDSLPDVCTLNSIIGSYGNGRNMRKMESWYSRFQLMGVQPDITTFNILILSFGKAVIETFGKAGRIEKMDDVFRKMKYQGVKPNSITYCSLVNAYSKAGLVVKIDSVLRQIVNSDVVLDTPFFNCIINAYGQAGDLATMKELYIQMEERKCKPDKITFATMIKTYTAHGIFDAVQELEKQMISSDIGKKRLTE
- a CDS encoding LOW protein: PPR containing protein; its protein translation is MCSTKVPNERTEKMNSGLISTRHQVDPKKELSRILRTDAAVKGIERKANSEKYLTLWPKAVLEALDEAIKENRWQSALKIFNLLRKQHWYEPRCKTYTKLFKVLGNCKQPDQASLLFEVMLSEGLKPTIDVYTSLISVYGKSELLDKAFSTLEYMKSVSDCKPDVFTFTVLISCCCKLGRFDLVKSIVLEMSYLGVGCSTVTYNTIIDGYGKAGMFEEMESVLADMIEDGDSLPDVCTLNSIIGSYGNGRNMRKMESWYSRFQLMGVQPDITTFNILILSFGKAGMYKKMCSVMDFMEKRFFSLTTVTYNIVIETFGKAGRIEKMDDVFRKMKYQGVKPNSITYCSLVNAYSKAGLVVKIDSVLRQIVNSDVVLDTPFFNCIINAYGQAGDLATMKELYIQMEERKCKPDKITFATMIKTYTAHGIFDAVQELEKQMISSGENLDIL
- the NodGS gene encoding nodulin/glutamine synthase-like protein (glutamate-ammonia ligases;catalytics;glutamate-ammonia ligases; FUNCTIONS IN: glutamate-ammonia ligase activity, catalytic activity; INVOLVED IN: nitrogen compound metabolic process, N-terminal protein myristoylation, nitrogen fixation, metabolic process, glutamine biosynthetic process; EXPRESSED IN: 23 plant structures; EXPRESSED DURING: 13 growth stages; CONTAINS InterPro DOMAIN/s: Glutamine synthetase, catalytic domain (InterPro:IPR008146), Glutamine synthetase, beta-Grasp (InterPro:IPR008147), Glutamine synthetase/guanido kinase, catalytic domain (InterPro:IPR014746), Amidohydrolase 2 (InterPro:IPR006992); Has 14587 Blast hits to 14579 proteins in 2570 species: Archae - 338; Bacteria - 8803; Metazoa - 107; Fungi - 250; Plants - 55; Viruses - 0; Other Eukaryotes - 5034 (source: NCBI BLink).) translates to MEFSELKEAIEKIELVDAHAHNIVSLDSSFPFIGTFSEAAGDALTFAPHSLSFKRNLREIAQLYGTEVSLEAVEEHRKTSGLDSFTSKCFKEARISALLIDDGLKLDKKHDIEWHRNFVPFVGRVLRIETLAEQILEEECPGGYFYGSESTEPPVWDLDSFTKTFVERLNSLVPEIVALKTIAAYRSGLDIDTYVSKEVAENGLVEVLRAGKPVRIGNKGLIDYILTISLEVAVRRDLPLQIHTGFGDKDLDLRLSNPLHLRTLLEDKRFGKCRIVLLHAAYPFSKEASFLSSVYPQVYLDFGLAVPKLSVHGMVSSVKELLDLASIKKVMFSTDGYASPETYYLGAKKAREVIFLVLSDACASGDLSLMEAIDAAKDIFSRNSIGFYKLNIDTDSSSPQNIISPKLKIKEPDVQEDSSSFVRIIWVDTSGQQRCRAVQAQRFNRSVKKNGVGLTFASMGMTSFTDGPAEESKLTGVGEIRLVPDLSTKQTIPWTKQESMVLADMQLKPGEAWGYCPRETLRRVAKVLKDEFDLVMNAGFENEFYLLKNVVREGKEEYMPFDFGPYCATSSFDAASPIFHDIVPALESLNIEVEQFHAESGKGQFEVSLGHTIASHAADNLVYTREVIRSVARKQGLLATFVPKYDYCDIGSGSHVHLSLWKNGENVFPASNNSSSHGISSVGEEFMAGVLFHLPSILAIIAPLPNSYDRIQPNTWSGAFQCWGKENREAALRAASPPGTPDGLVTNFEIKSFDGSANPHLGLAVIMAAGIDGLRRHLQLPTPIDINPADVAATLNRLPETLSEAVEALDKDKVLHDLLGQKLLVAIKGVRKAEVEYYSKNPDAYKQLIHRY